The Mesobacillus jeotgali genome window below encodes:
- a CDS encoding thiazole biosynthesis adenylyltransferase ThiF, producing the protein MSERYSRQTLFPPIGKAGQEKIRSKHVLMIGAGALGSGNAELLVRAGVGRLTIVDRDYVEASNLQRQQLYTEEDVAEKLPKAAAAEKRLRAINSDVKINAYIADATPEKLAELVHGVDLIIDATDNFETRMAINDISQKYQIPWIYGACVGSFGMSFSIIPGKTPCLNCLLKTVPLQGMTCDTGGIIGPAVQMVIAHQGAEALKILVEEWDAVRTSFVSFDLWRNQYTSMKMSKAKDPGCLSCGEHPEYPYLNVENMTKTTVLCGRDTVQIRPPKQQQLNLQQTAEKMRDLGYEVKGNPYLVSVDMVDNRMVIFQDGRALIHGTKDLAQARSIYQRFFG; encoded by the coding sequence ATGTCAGAAAGATATTCACGCCAGACGCTGTTTCCTCCAATTGGCAAGGCCGGGCAGGAGAAAATCCGCAGCAAGCATGTTCTGATGATTGGTGCCGGCGCGCTTGGCTCAGGCAATGCTGAACTTTTGGTCAGGGCAGGTGTCGGCCGACTGACGATTGTGGACCGTGATTATGTAGAAGCGAGCAATTTGCAACGACAGCAGTTATATACAGAGGAAGATGTTGCCGAGAAGCTTCCAAAGGCTGCGGCTGCGGAAAAAAGGCTGAGAGCCATCAACTCTGACGTCAAAATCAATGCTTATATCGCCGATGCAACTCCTGAAAAATTGGCCGAGCTTGTACATGGAGTGGACCTCATCATCGATGCTACCGATAATTTTGAAACACGGATGGCGATTAACGATATTTCGCAAAAATACCAGATTCCATGGATCTATGGTGCCTGCGTTGGCAGCTTTGGCATGAGCTTTTCGATCATTCCAGGTAAAACGCCATGTCTTAACTGTCTGCTCAAAACCGTTCCGCTTCAGGGAATGACTTGTGATACAGGAGGCATTATCGGACCGGCCGTGCAAATGGTCATTGCCCATCAGGGAGCGGAAGCGCTGAAAATCCTCGTTGAAGAATGGGATGCAGTGCGAACTTCATTTGTCAGCTTTGACTTATGGAGGAACCAATACACAAGCATGAAAATGTCCAAAGCGAAGGATCCGGGATGCCTGAGTTGTGGCGAACATCCTGAGTATCCTTATTTGAACGTCGAGAATATGACTAAGACGACGGTGCTGTGCGGACGGGATACCGTTCAAATCAGGCCGCCGAAACAGCAGCAACTCAACCTGCAGCAAACGGCTGAAAAAATGAGGGATTTAGGTTATGAGGTCAAAGGGAATCCGTATTTAGTGTCCGTCGACATGGTTGACAACAGAATGGTTATTTTCCAGGATGGCCGCGCCCTGATTCATGGTACAAAGGATTTGGCCCAGGCAAGAAGCATCTACCAAAGATTTTTCGGATGA
- a CDS encoding general stress protein produces the protein MLKVEVVENGVQATEKINSFEAAGFGKENIYIFAHDEDRSEHLTKATETGGMGFKEQGFFDSIGNMFKSRGDELRNKFESLGLSKQEAEQYEMELDKGRLVLVASDEK, from the coding sequence ATGTTAAAAGTAGAAGTAGTAGAAAACGGAGTCCAAGCTACAGAAAAGATCAACTCTTTTGAAGCTGCCGGATTTGGTAAAGAAAACATTTATATATTTGCACACGATGAAGACCGCAGCGAGCACTTGACTAAGGCTACTGAAACGGGCGGCATGGGATTCAAGGAGCAAGGTTTCTTTGATTCTATCGGAAATATGTTCAAGTCCCGTGGAGACGAGCTTCGCAATAAGTTCGAATCTCTTGGCCTTTCAAAACAAGAGGCTGAGCAGTATGAAATGGAACTGGATAAAGGCCGTCTCGTGCTAGTTGCTTCTGACGAAAAATAA